The DNA segment TTCCGACAATTCTATTCGCTGATTTAAACAACCCGTTTATTCAGATTATTTTAGTTACTGTCGCTTGGATGGGAATGATCGGATTTTTAGATGATTACTTAAAAGTAGTAAAAAAAATGAAAATGGGACTTATCGCGCGATATAAAATGATTGGGCAAATACTTTTAGGGTTGCTCGTTGCTGTGTGGATTCAATATACGCCCGAATTTAAAGACGTGTGGAGTTCTACATCCGTTCCCTTTTTGAAAAATGTGGAAATCAATTTTGGAATGCTTTATCCGCTCTTTGTCATTTTAGTCATCACGGGTACATCAAATGCTGTAAATCTTACGGATGGATTAGATGGTTTAGCTGCAGGATTGCTTGCCATCGCTTTCGGAGTTTTCGGCGCAATTGCTTATATCACCGGGCGAGTAGATTTTTCGGATTATCTAAATATTCTCTATCTTCCCGGTGCAGGAGAATTAACCGTTTTTGCTTCCGCCATTGCCGGCGCGTGTCTCGGGTATTTATGGTTTAATGCTGCTCCTGCTGAAATCTTTATGGGCGATGTCGGATCCCTTTCTACCGGTGCGGCTTTGGGATCAATGGCAATTTTATTGAAAAAGGAATTTTTATTGCTGATCATTGGTGGAGTCTTCGTTTGGGAAGCAGTGTCTGTCATACTTCAAGTTGGTTATTTCCGTTGGACAAAAAAGACAACCGGCGAAGGAAAGCGATTATTTCTCATGGCGCCAATACATCATCATTTTGAATTGAAAGGGTGGCCGGAATCCAGAGTTGTTATCCGTTTTTGGATTATTGGAATATTACTTGCACTTTTTTCACTAACAACATTCAAAATCCGCTGATGGACATTTCAAACAGAGCGGCTATTGATTTAATGGGAAAAAATGTTACCGTTCTCGGTATCGGTAAAAGTGGCATTGCAGCAGCAAAGCTCGGACAGAAATTGGGTGGTTGTATTTTCATAAGTGACCAAAACAATTCTAATAAAATCAGTTTATCATTGAATACTTTATCCGAAATGGGAATTTCTGGCGAAGCGGGAATACATTCTGACCGCGTTCAAGAGTCAGACCTCATAGTCGTTTCACCTGGAATTTCACGATGGGCTGAAGTCATTGCGAAAGCCGATTCAAACAATATCCCGGTAGTGGGTGAAATCGAATTTGCCAGTTGGTTCACAAATGCACCCATTGTAGCAATAACGGGATCCAACGGTAAAACGACAACCGTTCATTTATTGCATGAAATGTGTAGCACAGATTCACTTCACAGCAGTTTAGCAGGAAATGTTGGATTTCCCTTTTCTGAAGCTGTTTTGAATGATATTAATTCACCTGATCAGAAACGGATATATGTTCTCGAAATTTCTAGTTTTCAGATGGAATTTACTATCCACTTCTACCCCCATATATCTGTATTTCTCAATATTACACCTGATCATTTAGACCGCCATAAGGACATGGAAGAATATGTTAACGCAAAATTAAAATTAGCGGATCGCCAAACTTCTTCTGATTTTATTATTTACAATTTAGATGATACCCTTCTGTCTTCAGCATTTGATTCGGCCACCGCTACAATATTCCCATTTAGTCTTAAATCAAACGAAACATTATTTGGATTGAATGAAACAAAAATTTTCGATGAAGAGCACGCAACCCTCATCGATCTGGAACGAATCGCCCTGCCTGGCAGGCACAACCTCGCTAACCAGTTAGCTGCCGCATCTGCGGCCCATCTTTTGGGTGTGGATCATAACCACATTTCCCAGGTGATGGAAACGTTTGCTGGTGTGGAACATCGCCTTGAAACTGTGATGGATAGTAAAGGTGTGACATACATAAACGACTCAAAAGCCACCAATGTGGACGCGGTCA comes from the Candidatus Neomarinimicrobiota bacterium genome and includes:
- the murD gene encoding UDP-N-acetylmuramoyl-L-alanine--D-glutamate ligase; translation: MDISNRAAIDLMGKNVTVLGIGKSGIAAAKLGQKLGGCIFISDQNNSNKISLSLNTLSEMGISGEAGIHSDRVQESDLIVVSPGISRWAEVIAKADSNNIPVVGEIEFASWFTNAPIVAITGSNGKTTTVHLLHEMCSTDSLHSSLAGNVGFPFSEAVLNDINSPDQKRIYVLEISSFQMEFTIHFYPHISVFLNITPDHLDRHKDMEEYVNAKLKLADRQTSSDFIIYNLDDTLLSSAFDSATATIFPFSLKSNETLFGLNETKIFDEEHATLIDLERIALPGRHNLANQLAAASAAHLLGVDHNHISQVMETFAGVEHRLETVMDSKGVTYINDSKATNVDAVNVALESLSTPTILILGGIDKGGDFTTLLPHTHNYLKEVIAFGQARNQIENVIGDSVIFTSVENLQEAVNLSREHAEAGYSVLFSPGCSSFDQFQSYEERGRAFKNAVRKFDVAS
- a CDS encoding phospho-N-acetylmuramoyl-pentapeptide-transferase, with product MLYHLLFPLRDQFSPLNLFQYITFRSASAAMVALIICFFLGPKIIRLLQNRQIGEEIREDGPKSHQSKKGTPTMGGLIILFAVILPTILFADLNNPFIQIILVTVAWMGMIGFLDDYLKVVKKMKMGLIARYKMIGQILLGLLVAVWIQYTPEFKDVWSSTSVPFLKNVEINFGMLYPLFVILVITGTSNAVNLTDGLDGLAAGLLAIAFGVFGAIAYITGRVDFSDYLNILYLPGAGELTVFASAIAGACLGYLWFNAAPAEIFMGDVGSLSTGAALGSMAILLKKEFLLLIIGGVFVWEAVSVILQVGYFRWTKKTTGEGKRLFLMAPIHHHFELKGWPESRVVIRFWIIGILLALFSLTTFKIR